The following coding sequences lie in one Spirosoma sp. KUDC1026 genomic window:
- a CDS encoding DUF4369 domain-containing protein, producing the protein MNWSARSGFLKVSFLGCIFLLLWSCQQQDQVIISGDLGDANSFLEGKWLYLENTESRTIEDSTLVQQGKFQFIKKTTKDFVPYRVNFTYRSGKPTWPFLLLGIKNPFFNNSYETSFYLEKGTVRLEKDRSSKPIGMANLDLVFTDISPQTVAAYKHLSFRLTRNALTEIKPINRELVKEYDYSIDLLSNLYCLSPLLAGQIF; encoded by the coding sequence ATGAACTGGTCAGCACGCTCGGGTTTCTTAAAAGTATCGTTTCTAGGTTGTATTTTCTTGTTGCTCTGGTCCTGCCAACAACAAGACCAGGTCATCATTTCCGGCGACCTGGGCGACGCGAACTCCTTTCTGGAAGGGAAATGGTTATATCTGGAAAATACAGAATCCAGAACCATCGAAGATTCCACGCTGGTTCAGCAAGGGAAATTTCAATTTATCAAGAAGACGACAAAGGACTTCGTTCCGTACAGGGTGAACTTTACGTATCGATCAGGAAAACCCACCTGGCCCTTCCTACTCCTGGGCATCAAGAATCCTTTTTTCAACAATAGTTATGAAACTTCTTTCTACCTGGAAAAGGGTACCGTTCGGTTGGAGAAAGATCGTTCCTCTAAACCTATTGGTATGGCGAATCTTGACTTGGTTTTCACCGATATAAGTCCTCAAACGGTCGCGGCTTACAAGCATCTATCTTTTCGTCTAACCCGAAACGCTTTAACTGAGATCAAGCCAATTAATCGGGAGTTAGTAAAAGAATACGACTACTCTATTGACTTACTTAGCAATTTGTACTGTCTTAGCCCCCTATTAGCTGGACAAATTTTCTGA
- a CDS encoding glycosyltransferase has translation MAARSMSSVCIIIPCYNEANRLPVDTFLDYARQHPTVHFCLVDDGSSDATRTILERMQTTLPTQIVALILGQNQGKAGAVRAGMLHMIRPELQQTNQLPDYLGFFDADLATPLDAIGDLTNVLDTRSELDMVLGSRIKRLGSDIQRKMFRHYSGRFIATLISNILELPVYDSQCGAKLFRRPVVSYLFSQSFISPWLFDVELLARLIQRYGHTDVLHHVAEFPLRQWVEKSDSRIQPSYYFKLWYELYRIYRHYRHL, from the coding sequence ATGGCCGCCCGTTCTATGTCGTCTGTCTGTATTATTATTCCATGCTATAACGAAGCGAACCGACTGCCGGTCGATACGTTTCTGGACTACGCCCGCCAGCACCCAACGGTACACTTCTGCCTGGTTGACGATGGCAGCAGCGATGCCACCCGGACTATTCTCGAACGGATGCAGACGACGCTGCCCACTCAGATCGTCGCCTTAATTCTGGGTCAGAACCAGGGAAAAGCGGGGGCGGTTCGGGCGGGGATGCTGCACATGATCCGTCCCGAATTACAGCAGACGAACCAGCTACCCGATTACCTGGGCTTCTTCGATGCCGACCTGGCTACCCCGTTGGACGCCATCGGCGATCTCACTAACGTACTGGACACCCGTTCCGAGCTGGACATGGTCCTCGGCTCCCGGATCAAGCGCCTTGGCTCCGATATTCAACGGAAAATGTTTCGGCATTACTCCGGTCGGTTCATTGCCACCCTGATCAGCAACATTCTGGAGCTGCCCGTTTACGATAGCCAATGCGGAGCCAAGCTCTTCCGTCGCCCCGTCGTCAGTTACCTGTTCAGCCAGTCGTTCATCAGCCCATGGCTGTTCGACGTCGAACTGCTCGCCCGCCTGATTCAACGGTATGGTCACACAGACGTGCTGCACCACGTAGCGGAGTTCCCGCTGCGACAGTGGGTCGAGAAAAGTGACTCCCGCATCCAGCCATCGTATTATTTCAAACTCTGGTACGAACTATATCGCATTTATCGGCACTATCGCCATTTGTAA
- a CDS encoding glycosyltransferase, giving the protein MNLPLNSLPERINVVIPLFNDWQAVGLLLERIQSVVSDQLRNRLAFLIVDDCSSTNYEALPTNIGQSLSILRLYRNVGHQKAIALGLSWLASQEEQYPTIVMDSDGEDRPEDIVHLVQRSSEKPNQIVFAHRSKRHESLSFRVFYEIYKRAFQLLTGKVITFGNFSLVPASLLRKLAHVSEIWNNYPGGVIRSRLPYTAIPLERGYRLAGRSKMNFVSLVLHGLSAVSVLIDTTAVRLTIFCILMMAFSLFGIGTVFYMRFFTSLIIPGWATYLVISLLIVILQAFLISLLLVFTVLSYRTQIQFIPARQFGDFVERLERLY; this is encoded by the coding sequence TTGAATTTACCGCTTAATTCTCTTCCAGAACGCATTAACGTTGTCATTCCCCTGTTTAATGACTGGCAGGCTGTTGGGTTGTTGCTGGAGCGTATCCAATCGGTGGTTAGTGACCAGCTCCGGAATCGGCTGGCTTTCCTGATCGTCGATGACTGTTCGTCAACGAATTACGAAGCACTGCCGACCAATATTGGTCAGTCACTCTCAATCCTGCGGCTTTATCGAAACGTTGGCCATCAGAAAGCCATTGCCCTTGGGCTTTCCTGGCTGGCCAGTCAGGAGGAACAGTACCCGACCATTGTGATGGACTCGGATGGCGAAGATCGGCCCGAAGACATTGTTCACCTGGTGCAGCGCAGCAGCGAAAAACCAAACCAAATTGTATTTGCCCATCGGTCAAAACGGCACGAAAGCCTGAGTTTTCGGGTATTTTACGAGATCTACAAGCGGGCGTTTCAACTGCTGACGGGCAAAGTTATTACGTTCGGCAACTTTAGTCTGGTTCCCGCCAGCCTGCTCCGCAAACTGGCCCACGTATCGGAAATCTGGAACAACTACCCCGGCGGAGTGATCCGGTCACGGCTTCCTTATACGGCCATCCCGCTCGAGCGGGGGTACCGACTGGCTGGGCGCTCCAAAATGAACTTTGTGTCTTTGGTGCTGCACGGACTGAGTGCCGTATCGGTCCTGATCGATACAACGGCCGTACGGCTGACGATCTTCTGTATCCTGATGATGGCGTTTTCGCTGTTTGGTATTGGCACTGTTTTTTACATGCGTTTTTTCACGAGTCTAATCATACCGGGCTGGGCTACGTATCTGGTTATTTCGCTGCTGATTGTCATCTTGCAGGCGTTTCTGATCTCGTTGCTGCTGGTTTTCACCGTTCTTTCGTACCGCACCCAGATTCAGTTTATCCCAGCCCGCCAGTTTGGTGATTTCGTCGAACGGCTGGAACGCTTATATTAA
- a CDS encoding DUF6056 family protein, which produces MRHSLTDRLAPVTALILFLLAYVPLLVLSSHNHPSAADDYCFADTATRYGFWQAQIYYYNGWTGRYFSNMLVHGNPLVWGWYDGFRLIPALAVTGLLVSLYSLVSEILREQALRIRLISTGLLFYAIILGMHSTVEGFFWTAAVASYTVPTILTLYLLAVLLRWYRLPPGTLKNLTTVWAAVLIFAIVGSGETNLILLLLVLLAAGAYRLFFLRTFDWFLAGMVVVTLASAWLVFSAPGNGIRLGSNEQAGNIPKALVDTAHWLGVVLLTSLFKTSLLPLSLFWIPIAVRLNRPGSTVAPLFRVPLLLLKLVILGLLIVLIFPSTYGLGVAPGRVLNVAELTLALGWLYALTVWVRWLMKRDNALAHWLNQGTPLPTWATSLAGLWVIGCLALSPTMQQFYADISTGAAATYDREMTARHQQLTAPSDTLHLTPISVHPASLFVDDIHTNSDHWWNRCQAQYYQHKVVILDESSTTTR; this is translated from the coding sequence ATGAGACATTCATTGACTGACCGGTTGGCTCCCGTAACCGCCCTTATTTTGTTCCTGCTGGCGTACGTACCGCTTCTGGTTCTTTCCTCCCACAATCACCCCTCGGCCGCCGATGACTACTGCTTTGCCGATACGGCAACCCGGTACGGTTTCTGGCAGGCCCAGATTTATTACTACAACGGCTGGACCGGGCGCTACTTTTCCAACATGCTCGTGCACGGTAATCCGCTGGTCTGGGGCTGGTACGATGGTTTCCGATTAATTCCGGCGCTGGCCGTGACGGGGCTGCTGGTCTCGCTCTATTCGCTGGTGAGCGAAATTCTGCGCGAGCAGGCCCTTCGCATCCGGCTGATCAGCACAGGATTACTATTTTACGCCATCATCCTGGGGATGCACAGCACGGTAGAAGGCTTTTTCTGGACAGCAGCCGTGGCTTCTTACACCGTGCCCACAATCCTGACGCTCTATTTATTGGCGGTGCTGCTACGCTGGTACCGCTTGCCACCCGGTACGTTGAAAAATCTGACGACCGTCTGGGCGGCTGTTCTCATTTTTGCCATTGTGGGTTCCGGCGAAACCAACCTGATTCTGCTGCTGCTCGTCCTTTTGGCCGCGGGTGCCTACCGCCTGTTCTTCCTGCGCACGTTCGACTGGTTTCTGGCCGGCATGGTGGTCGTTACGTTGGCGTCGGCCTGGCTAGTATTCAGCGCACCGGGGAACGGCATCCGGCTGGGCTCCAACGAGCAGGCCGGCAATATTCCCAAAGCGCTGGTCGATACGGCTCATTGGTTAGGTGTTGTCCTGCTGACAAGCCTGTTTAAAACGTCCCTCCTGCCGTTGTCACTCTTCTGGATACCGATTGCCGTTCGGCTGAACCGCCCCGGTAGTACCGTCGCTCCTTTGTTCAGGGTGCCGCTTTTGCTGCTGAAACTGGTCATTCTGGGGTTGTTGATTGTCCTGATATTTCCATCGACTTATGGACTGGGCGTTGCCCCTGGTCGCGTACTGAATGTTGCCGAACTGACGCTTGCGCTTGGCTGGTTATATGCGCTGACGGTCTGGGTGCGTTGGCTGATGAAGCGGGATAACGCACTGGCCCACTGGCTCAATCAGGGAACACCGCTCCCCACCTGGGCTACCAGTCTGGCCGGTCTGTGGGTGATCGGGTGCCTGGCCCTGAGCCCGACCATGCAGCAGTTTTATGCCGACATCAGCACCGGTGCAGCCGCTACTTACGACCGGGAGATGACGGCCCGCCATCAGCAATTAACGGCTCCTTCTGACACGCTCCATCTGACGCCTATCAGTGTACATCCGGCCAGTTTGTTTGTTGATGACATTCACACGAACAGCGACCACTGGTGGAACCGCTGCCAGGCTCAGTACTACCAGCACAAGGTGGTCATTCTGGATGAATCCTCAACCACCACCCGTTAA
- a CDS encoding LptF/LptG family permease, which yields MKILDWYILKRFLQTYIFVVLVIVLVVVMIDYTEKIDNFHKNNAPTDRILWDYYLNFIPYWANYISPLMVFIATVFLTSRLAARTEVIAMLSSGISFIRLLFPYVLGASVLAVLTYFMVNYVIPRANKTRIAFEVQYINDAYTYSGRNVHIKIAPNTYAYLESYNNQSNTGYRFTLEKVEGNQLKQKLAADRIEWNAKKKKWTIRDYKVRTINGLQETLTSGTEIDTTLNLKPDDFSSDFNLYETFTRPELNRHIDLLRSRGADGLETYLLEKYSRDTRPFAIIILTVIGVIMSARKSRRGVGWQVALGFFLAFAYLLFFMLAKGIAESGNLNPIVAVWLPNLIFAGIGVLLYNTIPR from the coding sequence ATGAAGATTTTAGACTGGTATATTTTAAAGCGCTTCCTGCAGACGTACATTTTTGTGGTGCTGGTCATTGTGCTGGTGGTTGTGATGATTGACTATACCGAGAAGATTGACAACTTCCACAAAAACAACGCCCCCACCGACCGGATTCTGTGGGACTATTACCTGAATTTCATTCCCTACTGGGCCAATTACATCAGTCCGCTGATGGTCTTTATCGCGACGGTATTTCTGACCTCCCGGCTGGCTGCCCGTACCGAAGTTATTGCCATGCTGAGCAGCGGCATCAGCTTTATCCGGCTGCTGTTTCCTTACGTGCTGGGCGCATCGGTGTTGGCCGTGCTGACTTATTTCATGGTCAACTACGTGATTCCCCGCGCCAACAAAACCCGGATTGCGTTCGAGGTGCAGTATATCAACGATGCATACACGTACTCCGGCCGTAATGTCCACATCAAGATTGCGCCGAATACCTACGCCTATCTGGAAAGCTACAACAACCAGAGCAACACGGGTTATCGGTTTACGCTGGAGAAAGTCGAGGGGAATCAGCTAAAGCAGAAGCTGGCAGCCGACCGGATCGAGTGGAACGCCAAGAAAAAGAAATGGACCATCCGCGACTACAAAGTTCGCACCATCAATGGTCTCCAGGAAACATTGACGTCGGGCACCGAAATCGACACCACGCTGAACCTGAAGCCTGATGATTTCAGCTCAGATTTCAACCTGTACGAGACCTTCACCCGCCCCGAACTGAACCGCCACATCGACTTGCTGCGGAGCCGCGGAGCTGACGGCCTGGAAACGTACCTACTTGAAAAATACAGCCGCGACACCCGCCCTTTCGCCATCATCATTCTGACGGTGATTGGTGTGATTATGTCGGCCCGCAAGAGTCGGCGGGGCGTGGGCTGGCAGGTGGCGCTGGGATTCTTTCTGGCGTTTGCTTACCTGTTGTTCTTTATGCTCGCCAAAGGCATCGCCGAATCCGGCAATCTGAATCCCATTGTTGCCGTCTGGCTGCCAAACCTTATTTTTGCGGGCATCGGGGTACTGTTGTATAATACGATACCTAGATAA
- a CDS encoding IS110 family transposase produces the protein MNIHYFIGIDIAKATLDWAVYDGKKMVLQTSTPNTIAGIKTALRLLKTLSDWKPLEAIFCMEHTGIYNAHLLDFLHKLRFPIWLESSLQIKKAGGLQRGKTDSIDAQRIAEYAFRFRDQFRLWEPPRQVVQKLALLSAARQRLIRVYNQLAGPLAEQQSFIDPTLQKQLSKSCQASLTALEKERKAVEKAIDALIEADPRLGRLFELVMSVPGVGTATTTEIVIATNEMKTITDPKKMACHAGVAPFNYQSGSSVRGRPGVSQHARKRLKSLFHLGAMAAIRAKGELQDYYQRKVKEGKNKMLVLNAVRNKLIHRVYAVVARGEKYDKNYLSSFAKP, from the coding sequence ATGAACATTCACTATTTCATTGGTATTGACATTGCTAAAGCCACTCTGGACTGGGCCGTTTATGACGGCAAGAAAATGGTGCTACAAACCAGCACACCCAACACCATCGCGGGCATCAAGACCGCCCTGCGGCTCTTGAAAACCCTATCCGACTGGAAACCATTAGAAGCTATCTTTTGCATGGAGCATACAGGTATTTATAATGCCCACTTGCTTGACTTTCTCCACAAACTTCGTTTTCCCATTTGGCTAGAGTCTTCACTGCAAATCAAAAAAGCAGGTGGCCTGCAACGGGGTAAGACCGATTCAATTGATGCTCAGCGCATCGCAGAGTACGCCTTTCGCTTCCGTGATCAGTTCCGTCTGTGGGAACCGCCCCGTCAGGTGGTTCAAAAATTGGCTCTCTTAAGTGCGGCCCGTCAGCGGCTTATCCGTGTGTACAATCAGTTGGCCGGCCCGCTGGCTGAACAGCAAAGCTTTATTGACCCGACTTTGCAAAAGCAACTCAGCAAAAGCTGCCAAGCATCACTAACCGCTCTGGAGAAAGAGCGTAAGGCGGTTGAGAAAGCCATCGACGCACTCATCGAAGCCGATCCACGCCTGGGCCGACTCTTCGAGTTGGTGATGTCGGTTCCCGGCGTGGGCACGGCTACTACTACTGAGATTGTCATCGCTACCAATGAGATGAAAACCATCACTGATCCCAAGAAGATGGCTTGTCATGCCGGGGTTGCTCCTTTTAACTACCAGTCGGGTAGCAGTGTCCGTGGGCGACCAGGTGTAAGCCAACACGCCCGCAAGCGGTTGAAGTCATTATTCCATCTGGGTGCGATGGCAGCCATCCGAGCGAAGGGTGAATTGCAGGACTACTACCAACGCAAAGTCAAAGAAGGCAAGAATAAAATGCTGGTCTTGAACGCGGTTCGTAACAAACTCATCCATCGGGTGTACGCGGTGGTGGCACGGGGTGAAAAATATGACAAAAACTATCTGTCCTCATTTGCAAAACCATAG
- a CDS encoding IS3 family transposase has translation MKQFENQVSRTLLCQWLSVPRSVFYYQPQSGRPGARPSQVTMKRDGSWVDNQLVVVSIRQLLDVEFNALGYEYITHELKKEYLINKKKVYRLMQEHNLLLGKVIRPMGKREFVKFRRIEATKPLEYLCWDIKYVWVEGERRNYYLLSVIDVYSRKILDWLFQGSIRQIDLINLFRRINRNHELKGVILRNDNGSQFIAHSVRNFLKSSEIKQEFTHVATPEENSYIEAFHSILEHDVIERNVFDSYYEAKEMLGRYFFHYNNHRLHRSIGFVTPQQKWEEAQVIYDTTFSENLSS, from the coding sequence ATGAAACAGTTTGAAAATCAAGTAAGTCGTACCCTGTTATGCCAGTGGCTTAGTGTACCTCGGAGCGTGTTTTACTACCAACCACAATCAGGTAGACCTGGAGCACGCCCCAGCCAGGTAACCATGAAACGGGATGGATCGTGGGTAGACAACCAACTGGTCGTGGTCAGTATTCGGCAACTGCTGGATGTTGAGTTCAATGCCCTTGGCTACGAATACATCACCCACGAGTTGAAAAAAGAATACTTAATCAATAAGAAAAAGGTGTATCGACTCATGCAAGAGCATAATTTACTTCTGGGCAAAGTGATCCGACCGATGGGCAAGCGGGAATTTGTTAAATTCAGACGAATCGAAGCGACCAAGCCCTTGGAATACCTGTGCTGGGATATCAAATACGTCTGGGTAGAAGGGGAACGGCGGAATTACTATCTGTTGAGCGTCATTGATGTGTATAGCCGCAAAATTCTGGATTGGCTATTCCAAGGCAGTATTCGTCAAATCGACTTAATCAATCTTTTTCGACGAATCAACCGGAATCATGAACTGAAGGGCGTCATTTTGCGCAATGATAATGGCAGTCAATTCATTGCTCACTCGGTACGTAACTTTTTGAAAAGCTCCGAAATCAAGCAGGAATTCACTCATGTGGCCACCCCTGAAGAGAACTCGTACATTGAAGCTTTTCACAGCATTCTAGAACATGATGTGATCGAGCGCAATGTATTTGACAGCTATTATGAGGCCAAAGAAATGTTAGGGCGTTATTTTTTCCATTACAACAATCACCGTCTTCATCGTTCGATTGGTTTTGTAACACCTCAGCAGAAATGGGAGGAAGCACAGGTAATTTACGACACAACCTTTTCAGAAAATTTGTCCAGCTAA
- a CDS encoding MBOAT family O-acyltransferase, translating into MLFNSLQFLLFFIVVTLSYFSLKWQGRWILLLVASCYFYMVFKPAYIVILALTIVIDYIAGIWIEKSSGRTRRWLLIVSLITNLGILAFFKYLGFFVENLAMLFDTAHFPGLADQTLSAGNRLFSKVLHLFGESGITSFKGNMEILPVGLSFHTFQAMSYTIEVYRGNHKAERHFGIYALYVMFYPQLVAGPIERPQNVLWQFHSYFKYDRENVKSGLMQMAFGLFKKVVVADRLALLVTYAYDDPSQYNGLTLLAATFFFTFQIYCDFSGYSDIAIGAARVMGFDLMENFRTPYIAQSVSEFWRRWHISLSTWFRDYLYIPLGGNRKGEVRQYLNMLIVFLASGLWHGPNWTYVIWGGLNGLYQVLAVLRDKLLARLGFRSIPPRMVTSPVHDIESRKSPVRVVVNVLITFVLIMLTWVFFRAHTLGDAFLILQRIGTLSFNDTITGPLNKNELWFSVFLIAFLLVKEYFYLTIPTRSTVQFVVLFALITFATYLFGVFTSSQFIYFQF; encoded by the coding sequence ATGCTCTTTAATTCACTTCAGTTTTTACTGTTTTTCATTGTCGTTACGCTCAGCTATTTCAGTCTGAAATGGCAGGGACGGTGGATCCTGTTGCTGGTGGCCAGTTGCTACTTCTACATGGTCTTCAAACCCGCCTATATTGTCATTCTGGCGCTGACCATTGTTATCGACTACATAGCGGGGATCTGGATTGAAAAGAGTAGCGGTAGGACTCGGCGCTGGCTGCTCATCGTGTCACTGATTACCAACCTCGGTATTCTGGCTTTCTTTAAGTACCTGGGTTTCTTTGTCGAGAATCTGGCCATGCTTTTCGACACGGCTCACTTTCCTGGCCTGGCCGACCAGACACTATCGGCGGGGAATCGACTGTTCAGCAAAGTGCTGCACCTCTTTGGCGAGAGTGGTATTACGTCGTTCAAGGGGAACATGGAGATTCTGCCGGTGGGGCTGTCGTTCCATACGTTCCAGGCCATGAGCTATACCATCGAGGTGTATCGGGGTAATCACAAAGCCGAGCGCCATTTTGGTATTTATGCCCTCTACGTCATGTTCTATCCGCAGTTGGTGGCCGGCCCCATTGAGCGGCCTCAGAACGTATTGTGGCAGTTCCATTCGTATTTCAAGTATGACCGCGAGAACGTAAAGTCGGGTCTGATGCAGATGGCTTTTGGTCTGTTCAAAAAAGTGGTGGTGGCCGATCGGCTTGCGCTCCTGGTTACCTACGCTTACGACGACCCCAGCCAGTATAATGGCCTGACATTGCTGGCGGCTACCTTCTTTTTTACCTTCCAGATTTACTGCGATTTTTCAGGTTATTCCGACATTGCCATCGGGGCGGCCCGGGTTATGGGCTTTGATTTGATGGAGAACTTCCGGACGCCCTACATCGCACAGTCGGTGTCGGAGTTCTGGCGTCGGTGGCACATTTCGCTCTCGACCTGGTTCCGGGACTATCTCTACATTCCGCTGGGCGGTAACCGCAAAGGCGAGGTGCGCCAGTATCTGAATATGCTGATCGTTTTTCTGGCCAGCGGTCTCTGGCACGGCCCCAACTGGACCTACGTCATCTGGGGTGGCCTGAACGGTTTGTACCAGGTGTTGGCCGTGTTGCGTGACAAGCTGCTGGCCCGCCTGGGGTTCCGTTCCATTCCCCCCCGCATGGTAACGTCGCCGGTGCACGACATCGAAAGTCGTAAATCACCGGTTCGGGTTGTGGTCAACGTACTCATTACGTTTGTGCTGATTATGCTGACCTGGGTCTTCTTCCGGGCGCATACCCTCGGCGATGCCTTCCTGATTCTGCAACGTATTGGTACGCTCTCATTCAATGATACCATCACGGGGCCACTGAACAAGAACGAACTCTGGTTCAGCGTTTTCCTGATCGCGTTTTTGCTGGTTAAAGAGTATTTTTATCTGACCATTCCTACGCGCAGCACGGTTCAGTTCGTGGTCTTGTTTGCCCTGATCACGTTTGCTACGTATCTCTTCGGCGTCTTTACGTCCAGCCAGTTTATTTACTTCCAGTTCTAG
- a CDS encoding glycosyltransferase family 2 protein — MTTLSAPQISIIAPLYNETESFPHLVTRLSAVMEASPLAIEIVLIDDGSRDNTAMLMQQLALIDGRYQCVFLSRNYGHQTALTAGIAVARGSEALFIIDGDLQDPPELLGEFYEKMQEGYDVVYAVRKKRKESWFKRTAYSTFYRLIRSISYVDMPLDSGDFSLISRRVADVLNQMPEESRFIRGMRSWIGFRQIGVEYERDARVAGEPKYSFKMLRNLAYNGIFNFSEYPVKAVTRLGMITLGIAFIYLIQTLVKKFFFGDVPQGFTATLFIIVIFNGVQLIALGMIGEYVLRIFFQTKGRPLYVVREVIREQQRQPIRGASTLEPSPTNSPS, encoded by the coding sequence ATGACTACTCTGTCAGCCCCGCAGATTTCCATTATTGCTCCATTATACAACGAAACTGAGTCTTTTCCGCACCTAGTTACCCGACTCAGTGCCGTTATGGAAGCCTCCCCGCTGGCGATAGAGATAGTGCTGATTGATGACGGCAGCCGCGACAATACGGCTATGCTGATGCAGCAACTCGCTTTGATCGACGGCCGCTATCAGTGCGTCTTCCTGTCCCGTAATTATGGTCACCAGACGGCACTGACCGCGGGGATTGCCGTAGCGCGCGGCAGTGAGGCACTCTTTATCATCGACGGTGATTTGCAGGACCCTCCCGAACTCCTGGGCGAATTCTATGAAAAGATGCAGGAGGGCTACGACGTTGTGTATGCCGTTCGTAAAAAACGCAAGGAATCCTGGTTCAAACGCACCGCCTATTCGACTTTTTACCGACTCATCCGGTCTATTTCCTACGTGGATATGCCGCTGGACAGCGGTGATTTTTCGCTCATCAGTCGCCGGGTAGCCGACGTGCTCAACCAGATGCCGGAAGAAAGCCGGTTTATCCGGGGCATGCGCAGCTGGATCGGCTTCCGTCAGATCGGGGTCGAATATGAACGGGATGCCCGCGTTGCCGGTGAACCCAAGTATTCGTTTAAAATGCTGCGTAATCTGGCCTATAACGGCATTTTTAATTTCAGCGAGTACCCGGTCAAAGCCGTTACCCGGCTGGGCATGATTACGCTCGGTATTGCCTTTATTTACCTGATTCAGACGCTGGTTAAAAAATTCTTTTTCGGAGACGTACCGCAGGGATTCACGGCAACGCTATTCATTATTGTGATTTTTAACGGGGTCCAGTTGATTGCCCTGGGCATGATTGGCGAGTATGTACTGCGAATATTTTTTCAGACGAAAGGACGTCCTTTGTACGTCGTTCGGGAAGTAATTCGGGAGCAGCAGCGCCAGCCTATCCGGGGTGCATCCACCCTGGAACCGTCGCCAACCAACTCTCCTTCCTGA
- a CDS encoding DMT family transporter: MKSPALSDYLHLHFIVLIWGFTAILGKFLEPLSSPAVVLFRTGLAAGGLALVLYVKQKPFAVSPADRWRLLATGSLIALHWILFFAAARLANVSVCLAGMATSSLWASLLEPLILKRRVQVIDVLLGAVVMAGLYLIFRFEFDKIAGLITAILAAMLASLFTIINSRFSQRHDALVISFYEMAGAFVGCIAFVGLYISTNPTLVSTDLLPQTGVQWLCLALLAFVCTVYAHTAAVGLLRKFSPYLAILTVNLEPVYGIILAVLIFGNAERMTAGFYIGTLVILAAVISYPFLSRQRPTTTTPTGGDLEIDLPK, from the coding sequence ATGAAATCCCCCGCCCTTTCCGACTACCTGCACCTGCACTTTATCGTGCTGATCTGGGGCTTTACGGCCATTCTGGGTAAGTTTCTGGAGCCGCTTTCTTCTCCGGCTGTCGTGCTTTTTCGCACGGGTCTGGCAGCGGGTGGTCTGGCGCTGGTGCTGTATGTCAAGCAGAAACCCTTCGCCGTTTCGCCGGCCGACCGCTGGCGGTTGCTGGCCACAGGCAGTCTGATTGCCCTGCACTGGATCCTGTTTTTTGCCGCGGCCCGGCTGGCGAACGTATCCGTTTGTCTGGCGGGTATGGCTACCAGTTCGCTCTGGGCCAGCCTGCTGGAGCCACTGATTTTAAAACGGCGAGTTCAGGTGATCGACGTCTTGCTGGGCGCAGTTGTGATGGCCGGTTTGTATCTGATTTTCCGCTTCGAGTTTGATAAGATCGCCGGGCTGATTACGGCAATCCTGGCGGCCATGCTGGCGTCGCTGTTCACCATTATCAACAGTCGCTTCTCCCAACGACATGACGCGCTGGTAATTTCATTTTACGAAATGGCGGGTGCTTTTGTGGGCTGCATTGCCTTCGTCGGGCTCTATATTTCGACCAATCCAACGCTTGTTTCAACCGATCTGCTGCCGCAAACGGGTGTTCAGTGGCTATGTCTGGCGCTGCTCGCATTCGTCTGTACCGTTTATGCCCATACGGCTGCCGTTGGGCTGTTGCGTAAGTTTTCGCCTTACCTCGCCATATTAACTGTAAATTTGGAGCCGGTCTATGGGATTATCCTGGCGGTATTGATTTTTGGCAATGCCGAGCGCATGACAGCAGGCTTCTATATCGGCACACTGGTAATCCTGGCGGCCGTTATCAGTTACCCATTCCTGAGTCGGCAACGACCCACAACAACAACACCCACCGGGGGAGATCTGGAGATCGACCTACCTAAATAA